From Gemmatimonadota bacterium, the proteins below share one genomic window:
- a CDS encoding sugar phosphate isomerase/epimerase, translating into MSNRNGQILIGSILLDLNRWGDPKTPTYEVSDWTDRFLKAGFDGMELWEYHATLCSDAEREKLLSSNFPATIYNTYCDFDDNAADARQNAAEMIGLFGSTGVKFNAGKDPALRETYLNNLRAWREQVPQTCTLLCECHPGTIVEDPDDARAFFDDLDIEGWEIIVHCFIPEMDVLKQWFDLFGPKVTHAHTQLRDENTNVQLLNDHPERAQTALDLMAEYKFTGSITVEFSKGTREPGENMDDLWAAAKADLSFLRVHI; encoded by the coding sequence ATGTCAAATCGCAATGGACAAATCTTGATCGGCTCCATACTCCTGGACCTCAACCGCTGGGGCGATCCCAAAACACCGACCTACGAAGTAAGCGATTGGACTGACCGCTTTCTGAAAGCCGGATTTGACGGAATGGAACTCTGGGAATATCACGCCACACTGTGTTCAGACGCCGAACGCGAAAAATTGCTATCCTCTAATTTTCCCGCAACAATCTACAACACGTATTGCGACTTTGACGACAACGCTGCCGATGCGCGACAAAACGCAGCAGAAATGATCGGCCTATTCGGCTCAACCGGTGTGAAATTCAACGCAGGAAAAGACCCTGCCTTGCGCGAAACCTATTTGAACAACCTGCGCGCCTGGCGCGAACAAGTCCCACAAACCTGTACATTGCTCTGCGAATGCCACCCGGGCACAATTGTAGAAGATCCCGATGACGCCAGGGCATTCTTCGACGACCTGGACATCGAAGGCTGGGAAATCATCGTACACTGCTTCATCCCCGAAATGGATGTCCTGAAGCAATGGTTCGACCTCTTCGGACCCAAAGTCACGCACGCTCACACACAATTGCGCGATGAAAACACCAATGTCCAGTTGCTTAATGACCATCCCGAACGCGCTCAAACGGCACTGGACCTGATGGCTGAATACAAATTCACCGGCTCCATCACCGTCGAATTTTCCAAAGGAACGCGCGAACCCGGCGAAAACATGGACGACCTCTGGGCAGCGGCGAAAGCCGACCTATCGTTCTTGCGTGTGCATATTTAA
- a CDS encoding xylose isomerase, translated as MAKKPVQKPKIKIMAADWSLRDYPSARNPWTIQTKVRKVKEAGFHGMSSGADAELAAELHKQGLEMVGGVDVGSKKEADEKMKAFADIGVVHINVQLCDHDTKTKAAVKVARAVVKAGKKHKVKPAIEIHRDTCTETPEKAFALADAYRKKYKKKLRMNFDHSHPAIIKQLRPHEYWERLSERTDLLQMHELIHFRPFTGSHCQTPVTNGKGRLDRDFKIWLTNYLEPALEAWLQGAKSGKILHIVPELGPQGSGYALACFPDIWEDAIREKNEIIKVWRKLMRNWNK; from the coding sequence ATGGCGAAAAAACCAGTTCAAAAACCAAAAATTAAAATCATGGCAGCAGACTGGTCATTGAGAGATTACCCATCTGCAAGAAACCCCTGGACTATTCAGACCAAAGTGCGAAAAGTGAAAGAAGCGGGATTTCACGGCATGTCGTCTGGAGCCGACGCTGAATTAGCCGCAGAACTGCACAAACAGGGATTGGAAATGGTCGGTGGGGTAGATGTGGGCAGCAAAAAAGAAGCCGACGAAAAAATGAAAGCATTTGCCGACATAGGCGTGGTTCACATCAACGTACAATTGTGCGACCACGACACAAAAACAAAAGCTGCGGTAAAAGTCGCGCGCGCAGTCGTCAAAGCCGGAAAAAAGCACAAAGTCAAACCCGCAATTGAGATCCATCGCGACACATGCACAGAAACACCGGAAAAAGCCTTTGCACTCGCCGATGCGTACCGCAAAAAATACAAAAAGAAACTGCGAATGAACTTCGACCACTCGCACCCGGCAATCATCAAACAACTCCGCCCGCACGAATACTGGGAACGGCTATCGGAACGCACCGACCTCTTACAAATGCACGAACTCATCCACTTTCGCCCCTTCACCGGCAGCCATTGTCAGACCCCGGTAACAAATGGCAAAGGGCGATTGGATCGCGATTTTAAAATCTGGTTGACAAATTACCTGGAACCCGCCCTCGAAGCGTGGTTACAGGGCGCGAAATCGGGCAAAATACTCCATATCGTACCCGAACTGGGACCACAAGGCTCTGGATACGCGCTCGCCTGTTTTCCCGACATCTGGGAGGATGCCATCCGGGAAAAGAACGAGATAATAAAAGTCTGGCGCAAGCTGATGAGAAATTGGAACAAATAA
- a CDS encoding sulfatase-like hydrolase/transferase produces the protein MKGTKPNILWICTDQQRYDTIGALGNPHVDTPNIDRLIAEGFAFTHAYCQSPICTPSRTSFLTGQYASAVHVNGNGNSHFPDAPPLVTKILADNGYDCGLIGKLHLSSAHGRIEKRTDDGYRYWQYSHAPRDDWETGHDYADWVRSKGEILGELIKSPDGVPAELHQTTWCVEKTIEFLSEQRDGPWLASVNIYDPHPPFNPPKTYREMFDSEQVNGPLFRESDLAQQEKLQAIDFQSKGRHPDELDIRSPVIPRTPTRGLHESESAGKRDAKTLIAAYYAMIKLIDDQLGRIIAALEETGQRDNTLIIFTSDHGETLGDHGLIQKGCRFYEGLVRVPLIFSWPGHVKSEQKSDALVELRDIAPLLLELAGIEVPERMQPHPLLPLLSGDQPPDEHRDFVRCEYYDALDQADGTFATMYRNRRYKLVVYHGHGLGELYDLQEDPDEFDNLWDNPDHADVKLDLMQRSFDASMLAMDRGPERIGPM, from the coding sequence ATGAAAGGAACAAAACCAAACATCTTGTGGATCTGCACAGACCAGCAGCGATATGACACCATTGGCGCATTGGGCAATCCCCATGTGGATACCCCCAATATCGACCGACTAATCGCCGAAGGATTTGCATTTACCCATGCCTATTGCCAGAGTCCGATTTGCACACCCAGTCGGACGAGTTTTTTGACCGGGCAATACGCCAGCGCCGTACACGTAAACGGCAATGGCAACTCGCATTTTCCAGACGCGCCCCCCCTGGTCACCAAAATACTCGCAGATAATGGATACGACTGCGGACTAATCGGCAAATTGCACTTATCGAGCGCGCATGGGCGCATTGAAAAAAGAACAGATGACGGATACCGCTACTGGCAATACAGCCACGCGCCCCGGGACGACTGGGAAACCGGACACGATTATGCCGACTGGGTGCGTTCAAAAGGCGAAATCTTGGGCGAACTCATCAAAAGTCCCGATGGCGTACCCGCAGAACTGCACCAGACCACATGGTGTGTGGAAAAAACCATCGAATTTTTGAGCGAACAGCGCGATGGCCCCTGGTTGGCCTCTGTGAACATCTACGACCCCCATCCGCCATTTAACCCACCCAAAACGTACCGCGAAATGTTCGATTCCGAACAGGTAAACGGCCCGCTATTCCGAGAAAGCGATCTCGCGCAACAGGAAAAACTACAAGCCATCGACTTCCAGTCCAAAGGGCGGCATCCCGATGAACTGGATATCAGAAGCCCTGTAATCCCCAGAACACCGACGCGCGGATTGCACGAATCTGAATCAGCCGGAAAACGCGATGCAAAAACCCTGATCGCCGCCTATTACGCCATGATCAAACTAATCGACGATCAACTCGGGCGCATAATAGCCGCATTGGAAGAAACTGGACAGCGCGACAACACATTGATTATCTTCACCAGCGACCACGGCGAAACTCTCGGAGACCATGGACTGATTCAAAAGGGATGCCGTTTTTACGAAGGACTGGTGCGCGTACCGCTCATTTTCTCATGGCCGGGCCACGTAAAATCGGAACAAAAAAGCGATGCACTCGTCGAATTGCGCGACATAGCCCCTCTCTTATTGGAACTGGCTGGTATAGAAGTACCCGAGCGAATGCAACCGCATCCTCTATTGCCCCTGCTCAGCGGTGATCAACCCCCCGACGAACACCGCGATTTCGTGCGCTGTGAATATTACGATGCACTCGATCAAGCCGACGGAACATTTGCCACAATGTATCGCAACCGTCGGTACAAACTCGTGGTCTATCACGGGCATGGCCTGGGCGAACTTTACGACTTGCAGGAGGATCCAGACGAATTTGACAATCTGTGGGACAATCCCGATCATGCAGATGTAAAACTCGACTTAATGCAACGCAGCTTTGATGCGTCAATGCTCGCAATGGACAGGGGACCAGAACGCATTGGACCCATGTAA
- a CDS encoding carbon-nitrogen hydrolase family protein produces MSQKWLRVAACQMHADENIEKNTCEIIDRLNTCAREKVDIAAFHEGILYGYTNCPDFWSSLDQTRIERAEQQIIKVCREKGIAAIVGSTHLENGQRYNSLLVIDRDGTVKGRYGKIHLAGEKWCEPAQHLPIYHLCGIPCCFLICHDIRYPELVRLPAAAGAKICFFSSCESSVTSEHKLSAYRAMPISRATENDIYVVMANAPADPLDINRAGSSHGESKIIHPNGNVITEAGIFTDEIIIRKLDLHQASRNIALRAVNDTTRLREWMKKGVKLVDCKKEHI; encoded by the coding sequence ATGTCCCAAAAATGGTTGCGCGTTGCCGCATGTCAAATGCATGCCGATGAGAACATCGAAAAAAACACATGTGAGATTATCGACCGTCTAAACACCTGTGCGCGTGAAAAAGTGGATATAGCTGCATTTCACGAAGGTATTTTATACGGCTATACCAACTGCCCCGACTTCTGGTCAAGCCTGGATCAAACGCGCATTGAAAGAGCCGAACAACAAATTATAAAGGTATGCCGTGAAAAAGGCATTGCCGCAATCGTAGGCTCAACACATCTCGAAAACGGACAACGCTACAACAGCCTGCTCGTCATAGATCGCGATGGCACCGTAAAGGGACGCTATGGCAAAATACATCTGGCGGGTGAAAAATGGTGTGAACCCGCGCAACACCTGCCTATTTATCACTTGTGCGGCATACCCTGTTGTTTTTTAATCTGTCACGACATTCGATATCCCGAACTCGTGAGATTGCCCGCCGCAGCCGGTGCAAAAATCTGCTTCTTCTCAAGTTGTGAAAGCTCTGTCACCTCAGAGCACAAATTGTCGGCCTACCGCGCCATGCCCATCAGCCGCGCAACCGAAAATGACATCTACGTCGTCATGGCAAACGCCCCTGCCGACCCCCTGGACATCAACCGCGCGGGATCTTCCCACGGCGAATCAAAAATCATCCACCCAAATGGCAACGTCATAACCGAAGCTGGCATATTCACCGACGAAATCATAATCCGCAAATTAGACCTCCATCAGGCATCGCGCAACATCGCATTGCGAGCCGTGAATGACACAACGCGCCTGCGCGAATGGATGAAAAAAGGCGTAAAATTAGTAGATTGCAAAAAGGAGCATATATGA
- the pckA gene encoding phosphoenolpyruvate carboxykinase (ATP) produces the protein MTGINLERYNITRPLILRNASPAVLYEEALTHETGSTITSTGALIVRSGEKTGRSPEDKRIVNHPDSVDDIWWGEVNIKLDERTFLINRERAIDYLNVCDRIYVVDGYAGWDPKYRIKVRVVCARAYHALFMHNMLMRPSRTELENFGEPDYVIFNAGRFPANRYTAEMTSTTSVDVSFELREMVILGTEYAGEMKKGVFTVLNYILPKQDILSMHCSANVGVAGDTALFFGLSGTGKTTLSAEPQRRLIGDDEHGWSDRGIFNFEGGCYAKCIGLSQAREPEIYNAIRFGTVLENVVFDEHTRVISYDDDSITENTRAAYPIEYIPNAQIPCVGGHPKNVIFLTCDAFGVLPPVSKLTPAQAMYHFISGYTAKVAGTEMGVTEPQASFSACFGAPFLVWHPGKYAEQLAEKIQQHNSDVWLVNTGWSGGGYGVGKRITLTNTRSIIRAIHNGALTDVACETDPRFGFEVPKTCPDVTGSILSPRATWSNPSEYDAKATNLARLFKENFKQFEDGVSDEILKAGPV, from the coding sequence ATGACCGGAATAAATCTGGAACGCTACAATATTACCAGGCCGCTTATTTTGCGCAATGCTTCGCCAGCGGTGCTTTACGAAGAGGCGCTGACCCACGAGACTGGATCGACTATTACGAGTACTGGGGCACTTATTGTGCGTTCGGGAGAAAAGACCGGGCGCAGTCCAGAGGATAAACGCATTGTGAATCATCCCGATAGTGTGGACGATATCTGGTGGGGTGAGGTCAATATTAAACTCGATGAGCGCACGTTTCTGATTAATAGAGAGCGGGCTATCGATTATCTCAATGTTTGCGATCGCATTTATGTGGTTGATGGTTATGCGGGCTGGGATCCCAAATATCGCATTAAGGTGCGGGTTGTTTGCGCCCGTGCCTACCATGCCCTGTTTATGCACAATATGCTTATGCGTCCCTCGCGTACAGAGCTTGAAAATTTTGGCGAGCCGGATTATGTCATTTTTAATGCTGGCAGATTTCCCGCGAATCGATATACGGCTGAAATGACTTCGACTACGAGTGTAGATGTGAGTTTTGAGTTGCGGGAAATGGTTATTTTGGGGACGGAATATGCGGGTGAGATGAAGAAAGGTGTTTTCACGGTTCTGAACTATATTTTGCCCAAGCAGGATATTTTGTCGATGCACTGTTCGGCCAATGTGGGTGTAGCGGGTGATACGGCGCTCTTTTTTGGTCTGTCTGGTACGGGAAAGACCACGCTTTCAGCCGAGCCTCAGCGTCGTTTGATCGGCGATGATGAACACGGGTGGAGTGATCGCGGCATTTTCAATTTTGAGGGTGGTTGTTACGCCAAGTGCATTGGCCTTTCGCAAGCGCGCGAGCCAGAGATTTACAATGCGATCCGTTTTGGGACGGTGCTCGAAAATGTCGTTTTTGACGAGCATACGCGCGTGATTAGTTACGACGATGATTCTATTACGGAAAATACGCGCGCGGCATATCCCATCGAGTATATTCCCAATGCACAAATCCCCTGTGTGGGTGGACATCCCAAAAATGTGATTTTTTTGACTTGCGATGCGTTTGGTGTTTTGCCTCCGGTGAGCAAGCTCACGCCTGCACAGGCGATGTACCATTTTATCAGTGGTTATACGGCTAAGGTCGCGGGTACAGAGATGGGTGTTACCGAACCACAGGCTTCTTTTTCGGCCTGTTTTGGCGCGCCTTTTCTCGTGTGGCATCCGGGGAAATATGCCGAGCAACTGGCAGAAAAAATCCAGCAACACAATTCGGATGTGTGGCTGGTCAATACGGGCTGGTCGGGCGGTGGTTACGGGGTTGGCAAGCGCATTACACTGACCAATACCCGATCAATTATTCGAGCGATACACAATGGTGCTTTGACAGATGTGGCGTGCGAGACAGATCCGCGCTTTGGTTTCGAGGTTCCAAAGACCTGTCCAGATGTTACAGGTAGTATTTTGTCGCCGCGTGCGACGTGGTCTAATCCGTCTGAATACGATGCGAAGGCTACGAATCTGGCGCGGTTGTTTAAGGAGAATTTCAAGCAGTTTGAAGATGGGGTCAGCGATGAGATTCTGAAGGCGGGTCCTGTTTGA
- the larA gene encoding nickel-dependent lactate racemase, with the protein MKQIDIPYGRGAVSVQTDPKLAHWDVIRPSFEPALEDPKRLFHKAVRHPLGTKPLREIVKPSDRVVIATSDGTRPVPNKQLIPWLLEELPVSPDQVTVLIGTGTHRPNTKREIVEMFGEELVRRVRIVNHDAFSETQNEQVGKTADGTTVFLNKEYLNVDVRIALGFIEPHFFAGFSGGPKAVAPGVASIETIFRLHRAELIADPNSTWGVLHENPLHRKIRECVALCPPDFLLNVTLNAEKKISGYYAGDLSQAHAKGCTDVKASAMVPVETSFPLVVTSNSGFPLDQNLYQTVKGISAAARIVTDGGTILVASACSDGVPDHGNFAALMREGHTPADVIESVYAREPILDQWQAQILSGILNRVNVKVYTEMNKDEVRACKLQVIPDLNKAIHEHLESRDNRVAVLPDGPLVIPYL; encoded by the coding sequence ATGAAACAAATCGACATACCTTATGGTCGAGGAGCCGTATCTGTCCAAACAGACCCCAAACTCGCGCACTGGGATGTAATCCGCCCCTCATTTGAACCAGCACTGGAAGACCCCAAACGGCTATTTCACAAAGCCGTGCGCCACCCTCTCGGGACAAAACCGCTCAGAGAAATAGTCAAGCCTTCAGACCGCGTCGTAATCGCAACATCCGACGGCACCCGTCCCGTGCCCAACAAACAACTGATCCCATGGCTACTCGAAGAACTGCCCGTATCCCCCGATCAGGTAACCGTATTAATCGGCACGGGCACGCACAGGCCAAACACAAAGCGCGAAATTGTCGAAATGTTTGGCGAAGAACTGGTTCGCCGCGTACGCATCGTCAACCACGATGCATTTAGCGAAACGCAAAACGAACAGGTGGGCAAAACTGCGGATGGAACAACCGTATTTTTGAACAAAGAATACCTCAACGTAGATGTGCGCATCGCCCTCGGATTTATCGAACCTCACTTCTTTGCGGGCTTCTCAGGCGGACCAAAAGCCGTCGCGCCCGGTGTGGCGAGCATTGAAACCATTTTCCGACTACATCGCGCCGAACTCATCGCCGACCCAAACAGCACCTGGGGCGTACTCCACGAAAACCCACTACACCGGAAAATTCGCGAATGCGTCGCGCTATGTCCTCCGGATTTTTTGCTCAACGTGACACTCAATGCAGAAAAGAAAATCTCGGGATATTACGCGGGCGATCTCTCCCAAGCCCATGCAAAGGGGTGCACCGATGTAAAAGCCTCGGCAATGGTACCTGTCGAAACCTCCTTCCCGCTGGTCGTCACATCCAACAGTGGCTTTCCCCTGGATCAAAATCTGTATCAAACCGTAAAAGGCATCTCAGCCGCAGCGCGTATTGTAACCGATGGCGGAACAATCCTCGTAGCCAGTGCGTGCAGCGATGGCGTACCCGACCACGGCAATTTTGCGGCATTGATGCGCGAAGGCCATACCCCTGCAGACGTGATAGAATCGGTCTATGCGCGCGAACCGATCCTCGACCAGTGGCAGGCGCAAATTCTATCGGGCATCTTAAACCGCGTAAACGTAAAAGTCTATACCGAAATGAATAAGGACGAGGTCCGCGCCTGCAAACTACAGGTCATACCCGACCTCAACAAAGCGATACACGAGCACCTGGAATCCCGGGATAATCGCGTAGCCGTCTTGCCCGATGGACCACTGGTCATTCCCTACTTGTAA